One segment of Paraburkholderia sp. PREW-6R DNA contains the following:
- the phnD gene encoding phosphonate ABC transporter substrate-binding protein, producing MKFLRSLITLAVSTAAFAGVATAHAEDISLGIISTDSSAVLKQRWEPLVEDMNKQTGLNVKAFFATDYAGIIEGMRFNKVQVGYFGNASAIEAVDRSQGEVFAKTVYANGDSGYYSVLITNVNSRFKTLDDVFRNTKDVTLGFGDPNSTSGTLIPGYYLFAKHNAPVNTSFKTVLPSSHEANLLAVVNNKIDIATNNTEMLDTLKKQHPDKFAQVRVLWTSPLIPSDPLVWRKDLPQATKDKIRNFFLNYAKTDPHEKAVLAAIFGYGGFAASSDAQLLPIRQVALFQQKQKIEGDAHLSDSDRKSQLAAVDARLSELNVAQSKP from the coding sequence ATGAAATTCCTGCGTTCATTGATCACGCTGGCTGTTAGCACAGCAGCCTTCGCGGGTGTCGCTACCGCACATGCGGAAGATATCAGCCTCGGCATTATCTCGACCGATTCGTCGGCCGTGCTCAAACAGCGCTGGGAACCGCTGGTCGAGGATATGAACAAACAGACCGGCCTTAACGTGAAGGCGTTCTTCGCGACTGACTACGCCGGCATTATCGAAGGCATGCGTTTTAACAAGGTTCAGGTCGGCTATTTCGGCAATGCGTCCGCCATCGAAGCGGTGGATCGTTCGCAAGGCGAAGTATTTGCGAAGACCGTTTATGCGAACGGCGACTCCGGCTACTACTCGGTGCTGATCACGAACGTGAACAGCCGTTTCAAGACGCTTGACGATGTGTTCAGGAACACGAAGGACGTGACGCTCGGTTTCGGTGATCCGAACTCGACTTCCGGCACGCTGATTCCCGGCTACTACCTGTTCGCGAAACATAACGCTCCGGTGAACACGTCGTTCAAGACGGTGTTGCCGTCGAGCCATGAAGCGAATCTGCTCGCGGTGGTGAACAACAAGATCGACATCGCGACGAACAACACCGAAATGCTCGACACACTGAAAAAGCAGCATCCGGACAAGTTCGCGCAGGTGCGCGTGTTGTGGACGTCGCCGCTGATTCCGTCCGACCCGCTCGTGTGGCGCAAGGACCTGCCGCAGGCGACGAAGGACAAGATCCGCAACTTTTTCCTGAACTACGCGAAGACGGATCCGCACGAGAAGGCCGTCCTCGCAGCGATTTTCGGCTACGGTGGGTTTGCCGCTTCGTCGGACGCGCAGTTGCTGCCGATCCGTCAGGTCGCATTGTTCCAGCAAAAACAGAAGATCGAAGGCGACGCGCATCTGTCCGATAGCGACCGCAAGAGCCAGCTTGCCGCCGTCGACGCCAGACTGAGCGAACTGAACGTGGCGCAGAGCAAGCCATGA
- a CDS encoding cation diffusion facilitator family transporter, protein MKEESPKAIIYALAANLGIAICKFAAAAFTGSGSMFAEAIHSTADCGNQLLLLFGLREARKPASPLHPMGSGREINFYSLLVALLLFFVGGAFSVYEGIHRLIAHEQLKYAYVALVVLGVSVVLEALSLWGAVKEIRKTHPDKSMWRWFRETRESDLLVVAGEDIAALAGLAMAFAAVLLTLITGNPVFDALGSIGVGLLLMVIAWLVAREVKSMIVGESASPEVRREIEAHLRSRSEIRGIINMITLQWGRHVVVAVQAEMIDYASGRAMVDAINVIEADLQAAFPQVRWVFFEPDVPRG, encoded by the coding sequence ATGAAAGAAGAATCGCCGAAAGCCATTATCTACGCGCTCGCTGCCAATCTGGGCATCGCTATCTGCAAGTTCGCCGCTGCGGCCTTTACCGGTTCCGGCTCGATGTTCGCCGAAGCTATTCACTCCACTGCCGATTGCGGCAACCAACTCCTGCTGCTCTTTGGCCTGCGCGAAGCGCGCAAGCCGGCGAGTCCATTGCATCCAATGGGCAGTGGGCGCGAAATCAATTTCTATTCGCTGCTGGTCGCGTTGCTGCTGTTTTTTGTCGGCGGCGCATTCTCGGTGTATGAGGGCATACATCGTCTGATCGCGCACGAGCAATTGAAATATGCGTACGTGGCGCTGGTGGTGCTCGGCGTGTCGGTGGTGCTGGAGGCGTTGTCGTTGTGGGGGGCGGTGAAGGAAATCCGCAAGACGCACCCGGACAAGAGCATGTGGCGCTGGTTTCGCGAAACGCGCGAGTCAGACCTGCTGGTGGTGGCAGGCGAAGATATCGCCGCGTTGGCGGGCCTTGCCATGGCCTTCGCGGCCGTGCTGCTCACACTGATCACCGGAAATCCCGTATTCGACGCGCTCGGTTCCATCGGCGTTGGCCTGCTGCTCATGGTGATCGCATGGCTGGTGGCGCGCGAAGTGAAGTCGATGATCGTCGGCGAATCGGCGAGTCCCGAGGTGCGCCGCGAGATCGAGGCACACCTGCGATCGCGCAGCGAGATTCGCGGCATCATCAATATGATCACGCTGCAGTGGGGCCGCCACGTGGTGGTGGCGGTCCAGGCCGAGATGATCGACTATGCGAGCGGCCGTGCGATGGTCGACGCGATCAACGTGATCGAAGCCGACCTGCAAGCCGCCTTCCCACAGGTGCGCTGGGTGTTCTTCGAACCCGACGTGCCGCGTGGTTGA
- a CDS encoding NAD-glutamate dehydrogenase: MQAKNEEAVTHLLNDVVEFARGRLPEPTFQVVEPFLRRYYDFVDADDLQSRSIADLYGAALAHWQTAQRFSPGKERLRVYNPILEQHGWHSDHTVIEIVNDDMPFLVDSVSMAVNRHGLALHSVVHPVFRIWRAPDGSIARVSQGSEQANDARSHLTSFIHFEVDRCGDAAKLDALRDEIARVLRDVRVAVEDWPKLVELARVTIKGMKAGEAGPDGVEARAFLEWMVADHFTFLGQRDYELVRHDIGYGLRVVPASGLGILRDELRPAGADEVTPLPPGAADIISSPSPVFLTKANSRATVHRPGYLDYVGVKLTDASGKVTGERRFVGLYTSTAYFVSASEIPIVRRKCANIVRRAGFLPKGHLAKSLVTVLETYPRDELFQADENQLYDIALGVLRLQEHQRTRLFVRRDRFDRFVSCLMFVPREKYNTDLRQRIASLLVEAFNGDSVEFTPLLSEATLARIHFVVHAKPGGMPNVDTRELEARLVQVARRWQDDLADALLDAFGEEHGNRLLQHYGDSFPAGYRDDYPARTAVRDIELIERVQGTERLAMNLYRPIEAGPRAFRFKVYRVGLPIALSRSLPMLEHLGVRVDEERPYRIEASGATPAWIHDFGLELADDAEFDIERVKALFEEAFEQVWTGAIESDDFNRLVLRAELNAREVTILRAYAKYLRQVGSTFSDAYIERAVTGNPRIARMLVELFVARFNPVLGDTREARIDGWLKTIDSALDQVPNLDEDRILRQFLGVIKATQRTNYYRFGADGQPKPYLSFKFDPAQVPGLPEPKPMFEIWVYSPRVEGVHLRGGRVARGGLRWSDRREDFRTEVLGLMKAQMVKNVVIVPVGSKGGFVVKNPPPLAERDAWMREGIACYQTFLRGLLDLTDNLAGTTVVPPPDVVRHDPDDPYLVVAADKGTATFSDYANAISQEYGFWLDDAFASGGSVGYDHKKMAITARGAWESVKRHFREMGVDTQTMDFTVVGVGDMSGDVFGNGMLLSPHIKLVAAFDHRHIFLDPNPDPAVSLAERGRLFGLDRSSWADYDPALISTGGGVFPRSAKTIPLSPAVQTVLGISAPALAPAELMRAILQAPVDLLYNGGIGTYVKASRETNLQVGDRANDAIRVNGADLRCKVVAEGGNLGLTQLGRIEFAQRGGRINTDAIDNSAGVDCSDHEVNIKILLGLVVTDGEMTEKQRNALLAEMTDEVGLLVLKDNYYQTQALSIAGRYGVGLLDAEARLMRFLERMGRLNRSIEFLPGDEEIAERQAAKQGLTTPERAVLLAYSKMWLYDALLDSSMPEDPLVSDMLVEYFPKPLRQKFSDPMQRHPLRREILATHLTNALVNRVGCEFVHRLMEETDAQPGDIVRACIMARDVFDLDHVWSSIDALDNRVADDVQARMFVEVARLVERSALWFLRHFQSGAATHGDVAALIARCRDAAQRLASQWPALLPEADLEALSERQRVFVDAGVDSDLAVRIASGDISAALLDIAEVASTCGRSLEQVAAVYFELGTLLNYGWISERAAALPTPTHWDMLARATALAELARLKRALATSALADADDASTPDALVEAWRERRTAQLDRYARLLADLRASGGASLSMLLVIVREMAALERA; encoded by the coding sequence ATGCAAGCAAAGAATGAAGAAGCCGTTACGCACTTGCTGAACGATGTCGTCGAATTTGCGCGGGGACGTTTGCCTGAACCCACGTTTCAAGTCGTCGAGCCTTTCCTGCGCCGCTACTACGATTTCGTCGATGCGGACGATCTGCAAAGCCGCTCGATTGCCGACCTGTACGGCGCGGCGCTCGCGCATTGGCAAACCGCGCAGCGGTTTTCACCAGGCAAGGAGCGGCTTCGGGTCTACAACCCGATTCTCGAACAGCATGGCTGGCATTCCGATCATACGGTGATTGAAATCGTCAACGACGATATGCCGTTTCTGGTCGATTCGGTGTCGATGGCGGTCAATCGTCACGGGCTTGCGCTCCATTCGGTCGTGCATCCGGTTTTTCGCATCTGGCGCGCGCCGGACGGCAGCATCGCTCGCGTGAGCCAAGGCTCGGAACAGGCCAACGACGCGCGTTCGCATCTCACATCGTTCATTCATTTCGAGGTGGATCGTTGTGGCGACGCCGCAAAGCTCGATGCGTTGCGCGATGAAATCGCCCGCGTGCTGCGTGATGTGCGCGTCGCGGTCGAGGACTGGCCGAAGCTGGTGGAACTCGCGCGTGTGACGATCAAAGGAATGAAGGCGGGAGAGGCCGGCCCGGACGGTGTAGAGGCGCGCGCATTTCTCGAGTGGATGGTGGCGGACCATTTCACGTTTCTTGGCCAGCGCGATTATGAATTGGTGCGGCACGATATTGGCTACGGTCTGCGGGTCGTGCCGGCTTCCGGACTCGGGATTCTGCGCGACGAACTGCGGCCCGCCGGCGCGGACGAAGTCACGCCACTGCCGCCGGGCGCCGCTGACATCATCTCCAGTCCGTCGCCCGTTTTTCTGACCAAGGCCAACTCGCGCGCCACCGTACATCGACCCGGCTATCTGGATTACGTGGGCGTCAAGCTGACCGATGCGAGCGGCAAGGTAACGGGTGAGCGGCGTTTTGTCGGGCTCTATACGTCGACCGCGTATTTCGTTTCGGCCTCGGAGATTCCGATCGTGCGGCGCAAATGCGCGAACATCGTGCGGCGTGCGGGATTTTTGCCAAAAGGTCACCTCGCCAAATCGCTCGTTACCGTGCTCGAAACCTATCCACGCGACGAACTCTTTCAGGCCGACGAGAATCAGCTCTACGACATCGCGCTCGGTGTACTGCGTTTGCAGGAACATCAGCGTACGCGGCTCTTCGTGCGGCGCGATCGATTCGACCGGTTCGTATCGTGCCTGATGTTCGTGCCGCGCGAGAAATACAACACCGACTTGCGGCAACGCATTGCAAGTCTGCTGGTGGAGGCATTTAACGGCGATAGCGTCGAGTTTACGCCGCTGCTCTCCGAGGCGACACTCGCGCGGATTCATTTCGTCGTACACGCAAAGCCAGGCGGCATGCCCAACGTCGACACACGCGAACTGGAAGCCCGGCTCGTGCAGGTGGCGCGGCGCTGGCAGGACGACCTGGCCGACGCATTGCTCGATGCATTCGGCGAAGAGCACGGCAACCGGCTGCTGCAGCATTACGGCGATTCGTTTCCTGCTGGCTATCGCGACGACTATCCCGCTCGCACGGCGGTGCGCGACATCGAACTGATCGAGCGCGTGCAGGGCACCGAGCGGCTGGCGATGAATCTATACCGTCCGATCGAAGCCGGGCCGCGTGCGTTCCGGTTCAAGGTCTATCGCGTGGGCTTGCCGATTGCGTTATCGCGCAGCCTGCCGATGCTCGAACATCTCGGCGTACGCGTCGATGAGGAACGGCCTTACCGGATCGAAGCGTCTGGCGCGACGCCGGCGTGGATTCACGATTTCGGTCTCGAACTCGCGGACGATGCCGAGTTCGACATCGAGCGAGTGAAAGCGCTGTTCGAAGAAGCGTTCGAGCAGGTCTGGACCGGCGCAATAGAGAGCGACGACTTCAATCGACTCGTGTTGCGCGCGGAACTGAATGCGCGCGAAGTGACGATCCTGCGCGCCTATGCAAAGTACTTGCGCCAGGTCGGCTCAACTTTTAGCGACGCTTATATCGAGCGCGCCGTGACGGGCAATCCGCGGATCGCGCGCATGCTGGTGGAACTGTTCGTCGCGCGCTTTAATCCCGTGCTGGGCGACACGCGCGAAGCGCGCATAGACGGTTGGCTCAAAACGATCGACAGCGCGCTCGATCAGGTGCCCAACCTCGACGAGGACCGCATACTGCGCCAGTTTCTCGGCGTCATCAAGGCCACGCAGCGCACCAACTACTATCGCTTCGGCGCGGACGGACAGCCCAAGCCTTATCTGTCTTTCAAATTCGATCCTGCGCAAGTGCCCGGTCTCCCCGAGCCGAAGCCGATGTTCGAGATATGGGTCTATTCGCCGCGCGTGGAAGGCGTGCATTTGCGCGGCGGGCGTGTGGCGCGCGGCGGTCTGCGCTGGTCCGACCGTCGTGAGGATTTCCGCACGGAAGTACTCGGCCTGATGAAGGCGCAGATGGTGAAGAACGTGGTGATCGTGCCAGTCGGCTCGAAAGGCGGCTTTGTCGTGAAAAATCCGCCGCCGCTCGCGGAGCGTGATGCATGGATGCGCGAGGGCATTGCCTGTTATCAGACATTCTTGCGTGGCCTGCTCGACCTGACCGATAACCTTGCGGGAACAACGGTCGTGCCGCCGCCCGACGTGGTGCGCCACGATCCCGACGATCCGTATCTGGTGGTCGCCGCCGACAAAGGAACCGCCACGTTCTCCGACTACGCAAACGCGATCTCGCAGGAATACGGCTTCTGGCTCGACGATGCGTTCGCGTCGGGCGGTTCGGTGGGCTACGACCACAAGAAGATGGCGATCACCGCGCGCGGTGCGTGGGAGTCGGTCAAGCGGCATTTCCGCGAGATGGGCGTCGATACGCAAACCATGGACTTCACGGTGGTCGGCGTGGGCGATATGTCCGGCGACGTGTTCGGCAATGGGATGCTGCTCTCGCCGCACATCAAACTCGTTGCCGCTTTCGATCATCGGCATATCTTCCTCGATCCGAATCCCGATCCCGCAGTAAGCCTTGCGGAGCGGGGCCGTTTGTTCGGGCTCGACCGGTCAAGCTGGGCTGACTACGACCCCGCACTCATTTCAACCGGCGGCGGCGTGTTTCCGCGCAGCGCAAAGACCATTCCGCTGTCGCCCGCCGTGCAGACGGTGCTCGGTATCAGTGCACCCGCGCTTGCGCCAGCCGAACTGATGCGCGCCATTCTGCAGGCGCCCGTCGATCTGCTTTACAACGGCGGCATCGGCACTTACGTGAAAGCGAGCCGGGAAACCAACCTGCAGGTCGGCGATCGCGCGAACGACGCGATTCGCGTGAATGGCGCGGATCTGCGCTGCAAGGTCGTAGCGGAAGGTGGCAATCTAGGCCTCACACAGTTGGGCCGAATTGAATTCGCACAGCGCGGCGGCCGCATCAATACAGATGCAATCGACAATTCCGCAGGCGTGGACTGTTCGGATCACGAGGTCAACATCAAGATTTTGCTGGGACTCGTGGTCACCGACGGCGAAATGACCGAGAAGCAGCGCAATGCGCTGCTTGCCGAAATGACCGACGAAGTCGGACTGCTGGTGTTAAAGGACAACTACTATCAAACCCAGGCATTGTCGATTGCGGGCCGGTACGGCGTCGGGTTGCTGGATGCCGAGGCGCGTCTGATGCGTTTTCTCGAACGAATGGGGCGCCTCAATCGCTCGATCGAGTTCCTGCCGGGCGACGAGGAGATCGCCGAGCGTCAGGCTGCGAAACAAGGGCTCACCACGCCCGAGCGCGCGGTCCTGCTCGCCTACAGCAAGATGTGGCTATACGACGCGCTGCTCGACTCGTCGATGCCGGAAGACCCGCTCGTGAGCGACATGCTGGTGGAGTACTTTCCGAAGCCGCTGCGGCAGAAGTTCAGCGATCCGATGCAGCGACATCCGCTGCGCCGCGAAATCCTCGCCACGCACTTGACGAATGCGCTCGTGAACCGGGTTGGTTGCGAATTCGTGCACCGCCTGATGGAAGAGACCGACGCGCAACCCGGCGATATCGTGCGCGCGTGCATCATGGCGCGCGACGTGTTCGATCTCGATCACGTGTGGAGCAGCATCGACGCGCTGGACAATCGCGTCGCCGACGACGTGCAGGCACGCATGTTCGTCGAGGTCGCGCGGCTTGTCGAACGTTCTGCCCTATGGTTTCTGCGGCACTTCCAGTCGGGCGCGGCGACGCATGGCGACGTCGCGGCATTGATTGCGCGTTGCCGCGATGCCGCGCAACGGCTCGCCTCGCAATGGCCGGCGTTGTTGCCCGAAGCCGACCTCGAAGCGCTGTCGGAGCGCCAGCGCGTATTCGTGGACGCGGGCGTGGACAGCGATCTGGCGGTGCGGATCGCAAGCGGGGACATCTCGGCCGCGCTGCTCGATATTGCCGAAGTGGCATCGACGTGCGGCCGTAGTCTGGAACAGGTGGCGGCCGTCTATTTCGAACTCGGTACGCTGTTGAACTACGGCTGGATCAGCGAGCGCGCAGCCGCTTTGCCTACGCCGACCCATTGGGACATGCTTGCGCGCGCAACCGCTTTGGCCGAACTGGCGCGCCTCAAACGTGCGCTTGCGACGAGTGCGCTTGCCGATGCCGACGACGCATCGACGCCGGATGCGCTGGTCGAAGCGTGGCGCGAGCGGCGCACCGCACAGCTCGACCGTTATGCGCGCCTGCTCGCAGATTTACGGGCTAGCGGCGGGGCGAGCCTGTCCATGTTGCTCGTGATCGTACGTGAGATGGCGGCGTTGGAGCGCGCCTAG
- a CDS encoding M14 family zinc carboxypeptidase, which produces MQPLSFLPDSFAEYEDLKTILDQGSASFEIHSVCETTVRGRRFDVFTASIGSTDPAAPAIGFFGGIHGLERIGSQLVLDYMRALLARLEWDELLVRQLQSIRLIFMPIVNPGGMWAATRSNPNGVDLMRNAPQNADERVPLLAGGQRVGAWLPWYRGREGGPMEAEAAALLNVVEAQLAARPLSIALDCHSGYGWSDSIWFPYARTRKLMPHLPEMYVLKTMFERAHPHHGYLFEPQSHQYLLHGDLWDFAYDRAPASNVFLPMTLELGSWLWIKKNPRQLFSRQGMFNPVKAHRTARVLRRHANLLDFLARAAFSSQRWLPQGNRREQLLQSAIDHWYGEVAV; this is translated from the coding sequence ATGCAGCCGTTGAGCTTCCTTCCCGACAGTTTTGCGGAGTACGAAGATCTCAAGACCATTCTCGATCAGGGTAGCGCGAGCTTCGAGATTCATTCGGTCTGCGAGACGACGGTGCGCGGGCGGCGATTCGATGTCTTCACCGCAAGCATTGGTTCGACCGATCCGGCCGCGCCCGCCATCGGCTTTTTCGGCGGCATTCATGGACTCGAGCGGATTGGCTCGCAACTCGTGCTCGACTACATGCGGGCACTGCTTGCGCGGCTCGAATGGGATGAACTGCTCGTGCGGCAGTTGCAATCCATTCGTCTTATCTTTATGCCGATCGTCAATCCCGGCGGCATGTGGGCGGCCACGCGCTCCAATCCGAATGGCGTGGACCTGATGCGCAATGCGCCGCAAAACGCCGACGAGCGCGTGCCGCTGCTGGCGGGCGGACAACGCGTGGGTGCATGGCTGCCGTGGTATCGCGGCCGTGAAGGCGGCCCTATGGAAGCCGAGGCGGCCGCGCTACTGAACGTCGTAGAGGCCCAACTCGCCGCGCGCCCGCTCAGCATTGCGCTCGACTGCCACTCGGGTTACGGCTGGAGCGACAGTATCTGGTTTCCGTACGCACGCACGCGCAAGCTGATGCCGCATCTGCCGGAAATGTATGTGCTGAAGACGATGTTCGAGCGCGCGCATCCGCATCATGGCTATCTGTTCGAACCGCAGAGCCATCAGTATCTGCTGCACGGCGACTTGTGGGACTTCGCGTACGACCGCGCGCCTGCCTCCAACGTCTTTCTGCCGATGACGCTCGAACTCGGTTCCTGGCTGTGGATCAAGAAGAATCCGCGTCAGTTGTTTTCGCGTCAGGGCATGTTCAATCCGGTGAAAGCGCATCGCACCGCGCGCGTTTTGCGGCGTCACGCCAACCTGCTCGACTTCCTCGCACGCGCAGCATTCTCGTCGCAACGCTGGCTCCCACAGGGCAATCGCCGCGAGCAGTTGCTGCAAAGCGCGATCGACCACTGGTATGGCGAGGTGGCCGTGTGA
- a CDS encoding aldo/keto reductase, with the protein MDYVKLGRTGLDVSRLCLGCMSYGVPARGTHPWSLDDEAARPFIKQALDHGINFFDTANVYSDGTSEEIVGRALKDFAKRDEIVLATKVNSRMHPGPNGAGLSRKAIMSEIDHSLRRLGTDYVDLYQIHRWDYGTPIEETMEALHDVVKAGKARYIGASSMYAWQFSKALHVAQSNGWTRFVTMQNYVNLLYREEEREMLPLCESEGIGVIPWSPLARGRLTRDWNTESARSETDEFGRTLYAQTEDADRRIVERVSEIAKERGVPRAQVALAWVLQKKPITAPIVGATKLHHLDDAVAALSLNLSDDEIRRLEELYVPHAVTGFQ; encoded by the coding sequence ATGGACTATGTGAAACTCGGCCGCACCGGCCTCGATGTATCGCGTCTTTGTCTCGGCTGCATGAGCTACGGCGTGCCCGCTCGCGGCACTCACCCGTGGTCGCTCGACGACGAAGCCGCGCGCCCGTTCATCAAGCAGGCGCTGGATCACGGCATCAACTTCTTCGACACTGCGAATGTGTACTCCGACGGCACCAGCGAAGAGATCGTCGGACGCGCGCTTAAAGACTTTGCGAAGCGTGACGAAATCGTGCTGGCCACGAAGGTGAACAGCCGCATGCATCCGGGCCCGAATGGCGCCGGCCTGTCGCGCAAGGCGATCATGTCCGAAATCGACCATAGCCTGCGGCGCCTCGGCACCGACTATGTCGATCTTTATCAGATCCACCGTTGGGATTACGGCACGCCGATCGAAGAAACCATGGAGGCGCTGCACGACGTCGTGAAAGCGGGCAAGGCACGGTATATCGGTGCGTCGTCCATGTATGCGTGGCAGTTCTCGAAGGCGCTGCACGTGGCGCAGAGCAACGGCTGGACGCGTTTCGTCACCATGCAGAACTACGTGAATCTGCTGTACCGCGAAGAAGAACGAGAAATGCTGCCGCTCTGCGAAAGCGAGGGCATTGGCGTCATTCCGTGGAGTCCGTTGGCCCGCGGCCGGCTCACGCGCGACTGGAACACGGAAAGCGCCCGCTCGGAGACCGACGAGTTCGGCCGTACGCTATATGCGCAAACGGAGGACGCGGATCGGCGCATCGTCGAGCGGGTTAGCGAGATCGCCAAAGAGCGTGGCGTGCCGCGCGCGCAAGTCGCACTGGCGTGGGTGCTGCAGAAAAAGCCCATCACGGCACCGATTGTGGGCGCAACCAAATTGCATCATCTGGACGATGCAGTGGCCGCGCTTTCGCTGAATCTGAGCGACGACGAAATACGCCGACTCGAAGAGCTTTACGTGCCGCATGCGGTAACGGGCTTCCAATAA
- the phnC gene encoding phosphonate ABC transporter ATP-binding protein: MEAIREAIRIERLSKTFGNGRKALDEIDLRVQPGEMVALIGASGSGKSTLLRHIAGFTASDAQPSQISILGRPIQQNGKIVREVRSIRRDIGFVFQQFNLVNRLSVESNVLIGALARLPLWRRLTGRFPRAERESSMAALNEVGIGEHARERASNLSGGQQQRAALARALVQRARIVLADEPIASLDPESSRRVMDMLRALNEGHQLTVLVSLHQVDIAMRYCPRTIALRHGKVVYDGPSAALSPALLKKLYGDDVHELLDHKATSAGHDDAGSGAAAGPAQTDSAAAQGPQPDSTRYAFALNPAHSN; encoded by the coding sequence ATGGAAGCAATTCGGGAAGCGATCCGTATCGAGCGCTTGAGCAAGACGTTCGGCAACGGCCGCAAGGCGCTCGATGAAATCGATCTGCGCGTGCAACCGGGCGAGATGGTCGCATTAATCGGCGCATCAGGTTCGGGCAAATCGACGCTGTTGCGGCATATCGCCGGCTTCACGGCCTCCGACGCGCAACCGTCGCAGATTTCGATTCTCGGCAGGCCGATCCAGCAGAACGGCAAAATCGTTCGCGAAGTGCGCAGCATTCGCCGCGACATCGGCTTTGTCTTCCAGCAGTTCAATCTGGTGAACCGGCTTTCTGTCGAAAGCAATGTACTGATCGGCGCGCTGGCGCGGCTGCCGCTCTGGCGCCGCCTCACCGGCCGCTTTCCTCGTGCGGAACGTGAATCGTCGATGGCCGCGCTCAACGAAGTGGGCATCGGCGAGCATGCACGCGAGCGCGCGTCCAACCTGTCGGGCGGCCAGCAACAACGCGCGGCGCTGGCGCGTGCGCTGGTGCAACGCGCACGTATCGTACTCGCCGACGAGCCGATCGCGTCGCTCGACCCCGAGTCGTCGCGCCGTGTGATGGACATGCTGCGCGCGCTGAACGAAGGACATCAACTCACGGTGCTGGTGTCGCTGCATCAGGTCGACATCGCGATGCGATATTGTCCGCGCACGATTGCATTGCGTCACGGCAAGGTGGTGTACGACGGGCCGTCCGCCGCACTCAGTCCCGCGCTGCTAAAAAAACTTTATGGCGACGACGTTCACGAACTTCTCGACCACAAAGCCACGAGCGCCGGACATGACGACGCTGGCAGCGGCGCTGCAGCCGGTCCCGCTCAAACGGACAGCGCCGCCGCACAGGGCCCCCAGCCCGATTCAACACGTTACGCGTTTGCTCTGAACCCGGCGCACTCGAACTGA
- a CDS encoding alpha/beta hydrolase, with protein MSTWILLRGLTREARHWGRFPGLLKEAVSTDRLRLIDLPGNGEFADLRAPLTVPEMVDFVRTAAALQQDDGGPYNVVAMSLGGMVATDWAQRHPREIGRLVLINTSMRPFSRLDERLRPSAWPPLLDVASHWSDAPRVERVIHQLTCNNADALNADLAAWSEIRRSAPVSRANALRQLWAAARFTAAARRPQCPLLILSSRADRLVNAICSVKLAAAWRAEHRVHPWAGHDLPHDDPAWTSEQIRAWLMSEQAQSTVAL; from the coding sequence GTGAGCACCTGGATCCTGTTGCGCGGTCTCACGCGCGAGGCACGCCACTGGGGACGCTTCCCCGGCCTGCTGAAAGAGGCGGTAAGCACGGATCGTCTTCGACTGATCGATTTGCCCGGCAACGGTGAATTCGCCGATCTGCGTGCGCCTTTGACCGTGCCGGAGATGGTCGACTTCGTACGAACGGCCGCTGCTTTGCAGCAGGATGACGGTGGGCCGTATAACGTCGTGGCCATGTCGCTTGGCGGGATGGTTGCAACGGACTGGGCGCAACGGCATCCTCGGGAAATCGGGCGGCTCGTGTTGATCAACACGAGCATGCGGCCTTTCAGCCGCCTCGACGAGCGGCTGAGGCCGTCGGCGTGGCCGCCATTACTGGACGTCGCGTCGCACTGGAGCGATGCGCCACGTGTGGAGCGCGTCATTCATCAGTTGACGTGCAACAACGCGGACGCATTGAATGCCGACCTTGCCGCATGGAGCGAGATTCGCCGCAGTGCGCCGGTGAGTCGCGCCAACGCGCTGCGGCAACTGTGGGCGGCGGCGCGCTTTACTGCGGCCGCGAGGAGGCCGCAATGCCCGTTACTGATCCTGTCCTCGCGCGCGGACCGGCTGGTGAACGCCATCTGCTCCGTCAAACTTGCGGCGGCCTGGCGCGCGGAACATCGCGTGCATCCGTGGGCCGGTCATGATCTTCCGCACGACGACCCCGCCTGGACCAGCGAACAGATCAGGGCATGGCTCATGTCCGAACAGGCGCAATCAACGGTTGCGCTTTAA